A single window of Salvia splendens isolate huo1 chromosome 8, SspV2, whole genome shotgun sequence DNA harbors:
- the LOC121743095 gene encoding 40S ribosomal protein S15a produces MVRVSVLNDALKSMYNAEKRGKRQVMIRPSSKVIIKFLIVMQKHGYIGEFEYVDDHRSGKIVVELNGRLNKCGVISPRFDVGVKEIEPWTARLLPSRQFGYIVLTTSAGIMDHEEARRKNVGGKVLGFFY; encoded by the exons ATGGTGAGAGTTAGTGTGCTTAATGATGCTCTGAAAAGCATGTACAATGCTGAAAAGAGAGGAAAGCGTCAGGTCATGATCAGGCCTTCGTCGAAAGTCATTATCAAGTTTCTTATTGTCATGCAAAAACATG GATATATCGGAGAGTTTGAGTATGTTGATGACCACAGATCTGGAAAGATTGTGGTTGAACTGAACGGTAGGTTGAACAAATGTGGTGTTATTAGCCCCCGCTTTGATGTCGGTGTCAAGGAAATTGAGCCCTGGACTGCAAGGCTGCTCCCATCAAGACAG TTCGGCTACATTGTGCTGACAACATCTGCTGGAATCATGGATCATGAAGAAGCTCGTAGAAAGAACGTTGGAGGCAAAGTTCTCGGTTTCTTTTACTGA